From the genome of Bacteroidia bacterium:
CCTTGTAATAGATGGCACAGTTAGCTATACAAAAATAGTATTAGAATAAGCTCAAAATTAAACGGTCAAAAGGAGGGGTTAGCTGAAAAAAGCTAGCCCCTTTTGAGTTTTTGAGAAAAGAACAGTAATAGATGTAGTTGTGTCAGGATATTCTGTTAAGTTTAAGGAATAATTTGATTTTTTTGGCGTGCCCCTTGTGACACAAGGGTTGGGCATTCCGTACATAGTCCGAACATGCCGTCCTTGTGAGCTTTTGCCCACAAGGACACGCCTAAAAAATAAAAAATTCTAATCTTTTCTAAAATGACAATGAATCTGATGTAGAAAAATACTCAAATGAATATCTGAACAAACTTGTGTGAGTCAAAAAAAAGTTGTACTTTTATACTTGTAAAGCGTAAAGCCATGGACAATCGTTTTGAGGATTTTTTTGAGTTTGATGAGGAATATATCCGAAGGCGTATTGCAAAGTTTGACGAAAAGCAAGACGTGTATGACTTAGATTTGCTAGAAAACATGGCAGATCTGTGCTTGAATGAACAAAATTACGATAAAGCCATAGAAATTTTAGCAGTAGCAATACGCCTATACCCGTATCACGCAGGAATGCTGGCTAATTACGGCTACGCTTTACTACAGAAAGAAAAAGAAAAGCCTTTTGATGTAGATTTAGATACAGGATTTAGCTACATTTACAAAGCATGTCAAATGCAGCCTGAAGATCCTGAAATTTTATATAAATTAGGGTATGCTTACATACTCAAAGGGGACTACGAAAACGGAATTGCTTATTTAGACAAAAGTATAGCTCAAGATCCTGACTGCTTGGAAAGTTATTTGTTACTAGCAACAGCCCACAAGGATAATCTAAACTATGAAAAAGCTATAACCTACTTAGAGCAATGGATTGAGTTGTCCGATGAAATAGATACAGATTGTACAGACCTTTTAGTAGAGTGCCTCAAAAAAACTAAACAGCTGCATATTGCTCTGGAAAGATACAAACAAGCTACTCAAAAAGAGCCCTATAATATAAAAAGATGGTACATTTTAGCTCTTATATGCGAAAGCGCAGGTTTTTATTTAGAAGCGCTTCAAGCTTATCATTTTGTGGTTACTTTGGACGAAAAGCATATAGAGGCTCATGTTAGTATTGCTAACATATACGTTCATTTTGAAGCTTACAATAAAGCAGTAGAGCACCTCAAACTTGTTTTTGAACTGGATAGAAGTCATTATGAAGTTAGTTATAGCTTGGCAGAGTGCTACCTATGCATGGGGGC
Proteins encoded in this window:
- a CDS encoding tetratricopeptide repeat protein, with the translated sequence MDNRFEDFFEFDEEYIRRRIAKFDEKQDVYDLDLLENMADLCLNEQNYDKAIEILAVAIRLYPYHAGMLANYGYALLQKEKEKPFDVDLDTGFSYIYKACQMQPEDPEILYKLGYAYILKGDYENGIAYLDKSIAQDPDCLESYLLLATAHKDNLNYEKAITYLEQWIELSDEIDTDCTDLLVECLKKTKQLHIALERYKQATQKEPYNIKRWYILALICESAGFYLEALQAYHFVVTLDEKHIEAHVSIANIYVHFEAYNKAVEHLKLVFELDRSHYEVSYSLAECYLCMGAYRKAGEYYLETIKIDPYHHEAWFGLGICAEQYENFNMAMFYFEKAYSLYPYNPYYMIALANTQYRAGYLKDAYQTYTEGLKKFPDAIYAWLDFSACLYEQKEFEEAINVLKRGIQENSYEASLYYRLAAYLYSIIRPQEADEYFVLGLELDFAKHTEVFELFPQLRSYQPLINLIRDFQSKNKK